The Bacillus sp. FJAT-27916 genomic interval AACGAGCATGCCGGGCAGTACGCGCTTCGTGACGAGAAAAGGATTTAGGATGTTCACCTTTAGGACGTGAAGGAAATCCCTGTTCGGATAATCAAGCAATAAAGGCATCGGACTTGGACCGAGAATGGCTGCGTTATTGATGAGCACATCAATCCGGCCGAATTTTTGCTCCGTCATAGAAATAAATCGCTCCACATCCTTTTCGATGGACACATCCGCTGCCACCGCAAGGAGCTCACCCGAAAACGTTTGTGTCTCCTGACGCAATCGCTCCAGCCCCTCCTCTCCCCTTGCACAAACCGCAACATGGTTCCCCTTTTTTAAGAACGCATGAGCTAAAGCCTTCCCAAGTCCTTTCGAGCCGCCTGTAATGACAATTGTTTTCATGATACTCGCTTCCTTTCCATAACTGTTCTTACATCTATGGTACGGAATCTTCCAGCAATCGAGTATCAGTGATTAGAAGGAAACCTTCTACAACTTTAGTTGTACTCCCTTGCAAAACTGTATAATAATAACAAACGATTCTTTAAGGAGACGGGAAAATGAAACGGGATATCTTTCTATCCGAACTGGAGCTATTAAAGGGGATTGCCGAAACATTGAATGAAGGCACTGAGCTAAAAAAAATGCTCGGAGATTGTTTGCGAAAGCTGCTCCAGCTGACCTCGCTTGAAGCAGGCTGGATCTTTCTGATTAATCACGAAGGAAGCTATGAGCTGGCTGCTGCCGAGTCGCTGCCTCCTGCTCTTACGAACCCGCAGCATCATGCGCTTACTGAGGGGGATTGCTGGTGTGTCAACCGGTTTCGAAATGGGACGTTAACAAAGGCATCTAATATAATGGAATGTAAGCGTCTGGAAAATGCCCGCAATGGGAACTGGGGCGATACATATGGACTTGTCTATCATGCAACGGTCCCTTTAAAGGCTGGCGAGGAACAATTCGGATTATTAAATGTCGCTGTGAAGAATAAAGAGACGTTTGAAGAGCACGAGCTTGCCCTCTTAGAATCTATTGCCTATCAAATCGGGACCGCCTTAAAACGGATTCATCTGACCATGAAGGAGCAGGAAATCAAAATTGCCGAAGAACGCAACCGCCTAGCGCGGGATTTGCATGATTCCGTCAATCAAATGCTCTACTCCATTAATGTGACCGCAAGCGCAGGGAATCGGTTAGCGAAGGAGGAGCCAATCAAGGAAATCATGGCAGATATCCAGAAATTATCCCAGCATGCCCAAGCAGAAATGAAAGCACTCATCTGGCAGCTGCGGCCAGCAGGATTGGCAGAAGGATTGGCTTGCTCAGTGAAGAAATATGGAGAAATGCTTGGTTTAGCCGTCCATGTATCCGTTGAGGGTGTTTCGATGCTTTCCTCCCTCCAGGAGGAGACCCTATGGCGGATTGCCCAGGAGGCCTTCCACAATACCTTAAAACATTCGGGAGAACGCACAGTCCATGTAGCATTTCACTTCAAACCTGATTCAGTAGAAATGATGATTTCAGATGAAGGCATTGGCTTTAATTATACGGAGAATGCCTGTTTACCCAGCCTCGGCCTGAAAAGCATGGAGGAAAGAGTAAAAAGCCTTCATGGAAAAATAGCGATGAACAGCAAACGGGGAAACGGCACCACTCTTGTAATAGAACTGCCCATTTAAAATAGGAGGGAAAAATCTATGCCAATCAAAATTCTTATTGCTGATGATCATTCGGTTGTTAGAAAAGGGCTGAGCTTGCTGCTGGCGAGCCATAGTGGATTCGAGGTCATTGGTGAAGCCGCAAACGGTCAGGAAGCTGTCACGAAAGCCATAGAGCTGCAGCCTAATA includes:
- a CDS encoding SDR family NAD(P)-dependent oxidoreductase, which translates into the protein MKTIVITGGSKGLGKALAHAFLKKGNHVAVCARGEEGLERLRQETQTFSGELLAVAADVSIEKDVERFISMTEQKFGRIDVLINNAAILGPSPMPLLLDYPNRDFLHVLKVNILNPFLVTKRVLPGMLVQGSGSIINITSEAGGTGYAGWGAYGISKFGIEGLTETWADELAETAIRVNMVDPGSMDTEMHHLAVPERDYELPKPEEILDVFLYLASDDSLLVTGRRFEAQQFDGGAKE
- a CDS encoding GAF domain-containing sensor histidine kinase, whose product is MKRDIFLSELELLKGIAETLNEGTELKKMLGDCLRKLLQLTSLEAGWIFLINHEGSYELAAAESLPPALTNPQHHALTEGDCWCVNRFRNGTLTKASNIMECKRLENARNGNWGDTYGLVYHATVPLKAGEEQFGLLNVAVKNKETFEEHELALLESIAYQIGTALKRIHLTMKEQEIKIAEERNRLARDLHDSVNQMLYSINVTASAGNRLAKEEPIKEIMADIQKLSQHAQAEMKALIWQLRPAGLAEGLACSVKKYGEMLGLAVHVSVEGVSMLSSLQEETLWRIAQEAFHNTLKHSGERTVHVAFHFKPDSVEMMISDEGIGFNYTENACLPSLGLKSMEERVKSLHGKIAMNSKRGNGTTLVIELPI